One Elaeis guineensis isolate ETL-2024a chromosome 10, EG11, whole genome shotgun sequence genomic window carries:
- the LOC105052364 gene encoding probable calcium-binding protein CML46 gives MEGSIVFILIGCFTSFRICHITNFTREILDSCLPTIRLLFTPIRFIIQDECYVEEEEDEDELLSPEECESCNDRGGLTYDDIKLVMRSLAMVGWRSDEVGEGGGDDGKCKECRQLEGVHELLEEKKASLEELEEAFYVFDRNEDGFISPEELWGVLRRLGWEGMKLEDCERMIRVFDEDGDGRIDFSEFKNLMENAT, from the coding sequence ATGGAAGGCTCTATCGTGTTCATCTTAATCGGATGCTTTACGTCCTTTAGAATTTGCCACATAACCAATTTCACCAGAGAAATCCTTGACAGTTGTTTACCGACCATCCGCCTTCTTTTCACACCGATCAGGTTTATCATCCAAGATGAGTGCTACGTCGAGGAGGAGGAAGACGAAGACGAGCTCTTGTCACCCGAGGAATGCGAATCATGTAACGACAGAGGAGGACTGACCTATGATGATATTAAATTGGTCATGAGAAGTCTTGCAATGGTGGGTTGGAGGAGTGATGAAGTGGGGGAGGGTGGAGGTGATGATGGCAAATGCAAAGAGTGTAGACAATTGGAAGGAGTTCATGAGTTGTTGGAGGAGAAAAAAGCTAGTTTGGAGGAGTTGGAGGAAGCATTTTACGTGTTTGACCGGAACGAGGATGGATTCATAAGCCCGGAGGAATTATGGGGTGTGTTGAGGAGGTTGGGATGGGAGGGGATGAAGTTGGAGGATTGTGAGAGGATGATTAGAGTATTTGATGAGGATGGTGATGGGAGGATTGATTTCAGCGAGTTTAAGAACTTGATGGAGAATGCTACGTAG